The Maniola hyperantus chromosome 12, iAphHyp1.2, whole genome shotgun sequence genome has a segment encoding these proteins:
- the LOC138403139 gene encoding uncharacterized protein, translating into MPKIGLECSSGCGRPLVEQSLMQCRLCKLSYHCECLNINPHQYSTLSKDYLATWQCPSCCNVSRRHRGNRENTPVRSSAVAPVEETTSSKPPERNPTHADQDWRAFAQELQGMLHAWRQEIDGSLNQIRGDIKTAFSELKLEIQSLRTEQASMRSALTSLTTDVTELKSSTKFQAEQYGDLEKKVHDLEGLKKETQVSSTLVSSLEYKIDSLEQQARQCNIEICNVPDKRNENLISILEAIGTTIKYPILQKDVVSIHRVPHANQQNNKPKNIIVKFSTRILRDNILSAFRKARGVKSDQCGISGQSHVIYMNEHLTLKNKQLFRECREEAKKYNYKYVWIRNATILVRQNDTSPAFSVRSHNDFVKFKCPGKVSRMET; encoded by the coding sequence ATGCCCAAAATAGGATTAGAATGTAGTAGTGGTTGTGGACGTCCACTAGTGGAACAATCCCTTATGCAGTGCCGTCTGTGTAAATTATCATATCATTGTGAGTGCTTAAACATAAACCCGCATCAGTATTCAACACTATCCAAGGACTACTTGGCTACCTGGCAGTGCCCCTCGTGCTGCAATGTGTCTCGGCGGCACAGAGGTAACCGTGAGAATACTCCGGTTCGCAGTTCTGCAGTTGCCCCTGTCGAAGAGACCACTTCCTCCAAACCTCCCGAGCGAAATCCCACTCATGCGGATCAAGACTGGCGCGCCTTCGCACAGGAGCTTCAGGGTATGCTCCATGCATGGCGCCAGGAAATCGACGGCTCCTTAAACCAAATTAGGGGTGACATAAAAACTGCTTTTTCTGAACTAAAGTTAGAAATACAATCACTGCGGACGGAACAGGCTAGCATGAGGAGCGCCTTGACCAGCCTGACCACCGATGTTACGGAACTGAAATCATCAACTAAATTTCAAGCTGAGCAATACGGTGACCTGGAAAAAAAAGTACACGATCTTGAGGGACTTAAGAAGGAAACGCAGGTATCCAGCACCCTAGTCTCATCGTTAGAATACAAAATTGACAGCTTAGAACAACAAGCAAGACAATGTAACATCGAGATCTGCAACGTGCCTGATAAGCGGAACGAAAATCTCATATCTATTCTGGAAGCAATAGGAACGACTATTAAATATCCGATCCTACAGAAAGATGTCGTCTCAATCCACCGTGTGCCCCATGCCAACCAGCAAAATAATAAACCTAAAAACATTATCGTGAAATTTTCTACGCGCATCCTACGGGATAACATCCTAAGTGCATTTCGCAAAGCGAGAGGTGTGAAGAGCGATCAATGTGGCATCTCTGGTCAATCACACGTCATATATATGAACGAGCATCTCACTCTGAAAAATAAACAACTTTTTCGCGAATGTCGTGAGGAAgcgaaaaaatataattataaatacgtGTGGATCAGAAATGCCACAATTCTCGTTAGACAGAATGATACCTCGCCTGCGTTCTCTGTACGTTCTCATAACGAttttgttaagtttaagtgTCCTGGCAAGGTTAGTAGAATGGAAACCTAA